The Eubalaena glacialis isolate mEubGla1 chromosome 5, mEubGla1.1.hap2.+ XY, whole genome shotgun sequence genomic sequence ttcattcaggggcttccctggtggtgcagtggttaggaatccacctgccagtgcaggggacgtgggttcgagccctggtccaggaagatcccacatgccaaggagcaactgggcccatgcgccacaactactgagcctgcgctctagagcccgtgagccacaactactgagcccgcgtgccacaactactgaagcccgcatgcctagagcctgtgttccacaacaagagaagccaccgcaatgagaagcctgcgcactgcaacaaagagtaacccctgctcgccacaactagagaaagcccgcgcgcagcaacgaagacccaatgcagccaaaaataaataaaataaatttattaaaaataaataataataataaaaagaatctttcattcaaaaaagaaaaagtacctaGTCCATATGGCTGACATATATTAAGTAATAAGTTATGATTttggcttcatttaaaaaaataaagtgcactTTAGTAACACCCGGAGTTTGATATATTTCAAGTGGTCAGCAAAGCATTGAGGGAGCACAGATGACCAGTTTTTACCCAACAACTCAGATGAACCTTTAATATTTTGAACTTAGAGGTCTTCTGGAGAAAAAATGTCAGTTGGTTTGCACTGCGGGTTATCAGTTTGGTTCCTGAATGATCAATTTCTACACTCCTGAAGTCATCCTACTGTGAATTTGTTTTTATCCcctgaaaactatttttattgtcCAGACTAAGACTGTGTCCCAGACAACATCTTTCCCATCCCCAACAAGTATAGTAGTACATGGGTTTCAGGATACATCTGGCAGTGGTAAGACAATAATACCAATAAAACTTAACATCTGTATTGTGGTTTTTATAtggcaggctctgtgctaagttcTTCACTGtgaattacctcatttaataATAAGACAGGATATTTCCCTCTGATGGGTATTTTTTCTCAGTGACTCCTGCAGTAAGATAGCTAATAGAGAATGTGGGTGGGAAGGGGTGTACAGGAGGTTTGAGGAGAGATATAAAGATATGAGGTCATCACTTGGACAAAGGGAAAGCAGGTCCAGAATAGAGTAGAACAGGTGTTctacattatgctgagtgaaaaaaagccaaaggCCAATCTCAAAGGATtgcatactgcatgattccatttatataacattctagaaatgacagaattatagagatggagaacagataaGTGGACATCAGGGGCTAGctagggaaggggaaggagaggggaaggggttcATTCGAGGAAAGGGATCATAAATTCAAAGTGAAAACAGCTGACTTGTGCGATTTTTCTCTTAGCCATGTTCCCATGATGAAGTGGAGgcataggaaaagaaaattttgtaGGGCACATTCTATGGAGAAATGGAAGAGCAAGGGAGCTACGAGTATTTTTAGAGGAGTTCTTATAATTTTGGACCATGTGATCTAGGCTGGGTGAGGACAGAAGTGAAGCCCGGAGGGGGTTGATGGGTAGTAAGAAAGTGACATCTTTGAGATCAGAGGTGGTGCAATTTCTAGGAGTGACAAGGGCCAGAGTAAGACAGTGGGAATGTGTGTCTAAGAAGGACAGGAGGCAAAGGAGGGTCAAtggagaagaggggaaaaaacagcCAACAGGCCGGAGGTTTGGGTGGATTATCCTTGTGAATACTAAAATTCCAGTccatgaacagatatttgtacactcatgttcatagcagcattattcacagtagccaaaatgtagaagcaacccaagtgtccactgatgggtgAATAGATCAGTAAAATATAGTTaagtacatacaatggaacagtATTCATTAATGTAACAGAAAGAAAATCTAACACATGCTGcgacatgaatgaaccttgaggacttCATGTTAAATGAAagtagccagtcacaaaaagacaaatgctctATGATTCTAGTTAAATGAGGTATCTAtaggagtcaaattcatagagacagaaagtagaatcatGGATGCCAGGGCCTCAGAGGAGGGGAGAATATTGTATAATGGGTACTCAgcttcagttctgcaagatgaaaagaatcctggagatggatggggatggtggttgcacgacaatgtgaatgtacttaatgccactgaactgtatacttccaatggttaagatggtgaattttatgttatgtgtattttaccacaattttaaaaaccctgtacatgaaaaaaataaaattccagtcCAAGGAAGATGACTGTTAGAAGCTAGGGGAGCTGAAGAGGGTGATAAAAGAGATGAACAGGAGGTTGGCAGGTGAGgccaggagaggggagagagagttaTCCATCCAGGTGGAGAGAATCTCAAAAGTTAAGTGGTTTTTGAAGGTGAATAGGATGAGGTTAGGAGTAAAGGTTGGGAAGTAGCAAGATGGAGTATGGACACGCAACCATCTTCTGGCCCTGAGGTATGTGggtttaataaaaatgtaaaaaaaagactTGCCCCTTGATCACAGTTCAGAGAAAGTAGTGTCCTCATAGGGCAGCCAGCTCAATCAAAGCAAAACGGTGGAGGATCAAAAGAGTGAAAGCATCATTCCCAGAAGAGATGGAAGCTACTAGAGAATTTGATTTAAATTTCCGAGACTTAAATTTCTGAGAGTCATAGAGGAAGGGTTTGAGGAGCAGGACATGGGTAGGAAGTTGGGTTGGACTAGATGATGGACAGAGCAGTGTAGCTATAAGGATCTGGGAGATAACTCATGACTTAGGAGGCCTAAACTTCAGCAGCGCGTCAGGTTGGGGATGGGGCCAGGTGACAGTAGGTTAGGCAATCCGTGATATTGAAGGGCCTGCCTGAATGGGAGGAGTCGCTGGCTCTCCTGTGGTGCTTGGGGCCATCTGAGCTTATTCATATTTCTCCTTAATCTTCTGGAAGAACAAAACTAGGGCCCCTGCCTTGCTTATTCCCAAGAAAACATGAGCAGGCAGAGTAGCTGATTCCACGAGGGACACATGAGCTCACGAGACAACTGAGGAGTATCACCATTATTAAAGAAGGTATGAGTAGATACCAACTGAGAAAGAGTGATTGAAAAGATGGACCACAAATATTAAGGGAAGAGTCTATGCAGCAGGAGCtaaatgctgtttaaaaaaataagaaccaaTGGGAAACATTTagtatgaaaaatacaatagtttaaatattaaagaacacaataaatgagataaaatacagAATGGATACAGCTAAAGACAAATTCATGAGCTGGAAGATCAGCTTGAGAAACTCTTCCATATGTCCGCCAGAATGGACAAAagacacaatgaaatatcactataTATCTATTATGATGGCTAAAGTTAAAATAGTGAGCATTCCAAATGCTGACAAGGGTGCTGAGAAACTGAATCACTcatatattgctgatgggaatgtaaaataatacagccactctggaaaacagtttggcaatttctttttaaaaccaaatatgCAGTTATCATACAACCTAACAATTGTATTACTTCTTGGCATTCAtcccagaaaaaggaaaacttgtattcatacaaaaacttgtacactaatgttcatagaagctttttaatagccaaaaactggaaataacccttATGTCCATCAATGGGTGAATAGTTAAACTCTGGTGTACCATATTCCATACcatagaatactactcaacaatgagagggaatgaattactgatacattCAACCTTACAACCTAGATGGATGTTAAGGACATTAtcctgagtgaaaaaaagccaatctcaaaaggtatgattccatttatataacattctagaaaagacaaaattaaagagATGGAGATACATAAGTGGACATCAGGGGttagagaaggggaaagagagggagaggaaattcCTTTATGGTGAtggaatatttcaatattttaattgtGGGTAGTAGTTATATGACTGTATATGTGTGATAAaatagagttgtttttttttaaagagacaataAAAGGAGGGTTTTTTATTCAAAGGTATAACGGGATAAGTAGATTTGTTTACAACCATTCTtgtgaaatactttttaaaaaaatacaaccaactTCTTTGCAAATAGCAGAAACAGACCTCAACTATGATGACCTAATTTTTGGTGGATAATGTACATGATTAGGCAGAAATAGGCAAGCTCACACTGGTAGATCAACTATCTCAGTCAAAACTCCATTTGTGGCCCCCGCTTCTTGATTGATTTCTGTCCCCACTTCGTCTTCTACCATCTTGTCGACTTCCTGACCGACTCCCCTGTGGACTCTGTCTACCTGACCGGCCATCAGATCAACCACCTGACCGGCCCGACCGGCCTGACCGGCCACTTGATGAGCCACTCCTCTGTCTGGAATTAGAAGATGTGTTTCCATCATAATATTCTTCAATTTCAGGCAACTTGGCTGGCACTGAGAGTATCCAGTCTGAATCATGCCACTCTGCCTGTAACCTTTCTGACTCAGTTGTGGGAACATCAAAGCAAATGCCCATATTTCCTTTTAGGAGGCACATTCTGGTAGTTTGGGACACAGCACTACTACTCAGCTTTCTGTTAAGTTCTTTCCAAGCACAGCTAACATCCTGTATTTCTTCTGGGCTTTCCAGAGTCATGGTCACAAACCCCTTATCAGAGGTGATTAAAGAACATGGTTCAAAACTTGATGTGCCAGAGATGTGGGCTAATGCTGCAGCCAGTGCATCCACTGCCCCTTTCTCTTCTATCAGTCTCTGAGCTGATGGACGGAAAAAATCAACAGCAGCATAAGAAACGGAAGCCAGAGACCTGATGGCATCCATGCTTTTAGATTTAACTAACTCCATTGTAGAAGGAACACCTACATGTTTAAAAGTAATTCCTGCTTTTTGTTCCACATATCTGAATTGACCTCTTTCTCTTGGTTGATAAAAACATACGCAAATCCCTGTCTGGCCAGCTCTATCTTTGCATCCAGAGCGATGAATATAGGACTCAACATCCTGTGAGGGTGGACTCTGAATCAGCAGGTCAACCTCAGGAATGTCCAAACCACGGGCAGCCACGTTGGTTGCCACCAAAACTTTAAAACTACCCTCTCTGAAGCCTTTCAGTgtaatttctctttgtgactgTGTGATGTTGCCATGTAAACACTGGGCATTCTCTTTGATGTGTGGATTCATGGCCATTTCCGTTACATTCTTTTTGGTCTCACAGAAGATAATAGCCCTCTCCCTTCAGACCCGCTGTAGACTTGAAGGACATCTCCAATAACTGCTGGCCTCTGAGACCAATGGCACTGGATGGCCAGATGTTCCACAGTAGTTGCAGCCTTTTGAGTCATTTTCCCAACAAGGTCAACCTGTTCATATCTggatttcatgtatttttttgcaACTTTGTATACCCACTGTGGGCAAGTTGCAGAAAAAAGTAAAGTCTGAGGATTGTCTTCAGAATCAGTTTTGTAGGATCTGTGGATAATATCTTCAACTTGTTCAGCAAAACCTAAATCTAACTTTTGATCCACTTCATCAAGCACAACGCGGTGCAGTTTAGAAAGATCTAATCAGCCGCCCTGCAGATGATCTTTGATATGACCAGGGGTCCCAACAAAGATGTCAGTACCATTTTGAATATGATTAACTTGGCTTTGATATGATGTTCCACCATAAAAACACGCCACGCTGAGTTTCCTACTTATATATTTGAAGTCTTTGGCTACTTGGTTTGCCAGTTCCCTTGTAGGAGCCAAAACAAGTACCTTTGGTGAGCGGCTTTTTTTAATTGTCTCTTGATTTCTTTGGAGTCTTTCAATCAAGGGGATGgcaaaaaaagaatgtctttcCTGTTCCTGTCTGCGCTTGAGCAATTAAATCTTTTCCTTCATATACAGAACCAAAAGTCTGAACTTGAATAGGAGAGAGATATGTTACCCCTCGACCTTTCAGAAGCTTTATAGTCTCTTCAGAAATAGGGAAATTGGAGAAGGCTCCTTCTTTCTGTTCATGTGTTAGGGTCTCTTCTAGTTTATTATCACTTGATTTATGAGTAGAGCTATCTAAGGATGACACtcgctttgattttttttcatattcatcAATATCTCCATTTGACAGATCTTTTCTTCTCGACTTATGAGATTTAGAAAATTCATCTGAAAGTCTGTTACATCCTTCCTCAGTGTCACCATTTagcttctctttcattttagcTCTTTTGGGTTTGGGAACATCCCGGTCATCTGCAACACCATTTCCTCTTGTTTCTGATTTCTCATCTGAGTCATAATGGTGCCTTGACTTCCTTCTATCACTCCAGCATTGTGTAATATGTTTTTGGCTTATCTTGTTTAAATCTTCATAACAGCCCTATAAGGGAAGTACAGGTCCATAATCCCTTATCCGAATTCCGACATCCATAGAGCTCTTTTGCCTCTCCTTCCTCTGGCTCTCGGTCTCCTCCAAAGGTGCCTCCGGCTCCATAATGTCCCCCCAGAGGAGTTTCCCAGGCATCATTCACCACCGCTGCCGCCACCTCCCTCTGGGTACGGTGGCCACAACCACCTACGGGCAGCCACCTGTCACAGAGTTTTATACAAAGACATTTTGGGTGTACTTTTGCCAAAACTAATGAAGTCTAAGTCCTATAATCTAGTTGATTGTATTGTGCCAATCAATTTCTTGTTTTGATAATGCACTATAATATGTAAGATGCCACCATTggagggggctgggagatggGTGCATGGGACCTCTGTGTATTATTTTTGCCACTTATtagtttataattatttcaaaataaaatttttttaaatgagagggtaaagtattaaaaaaatatggtGACTAGAAAAATAAGTGCCACCAACAGGATAATAGGaatcacagagaaaaaatataggaggaaatatttcaataaagtatgaagataaatgttttagaattaaagaaagaatgaaatagctTGAATTGAAAGTGTTCATGTACTACCAAACTAATGGATGAATACTCATAAATAGACCTAGTGACATTTAAGAATATCAAAGACTATTCTCAAATGTAACTCCAAAAGGTTACAAAGAGGAAGAGCAGATCACTTCCAAACAACAAGCATCATGATGGCATCAGACTTCTCTACAGCAACAGTAGTGTAAGTGGATATAACCGTCATGAACACACATGCAGTTAACTACACAAACTCAAAGTACAGCAGCAACTGAcagaatttcagagagaaaacatatAGAGCAATAGTTGTATGAGACATTTTGACACTCCCCTTTGAGACAATCAAGCAGGTGAAAATAAACAGATACGGAAGatctaaatataattaataagctTAATCAATGAGATATGTATACACAGCAAATAATGTTTTCGAATACACTGTTTCTGAATACAAATGGAACATTTACCCCCAAAAAATATATTAGATGATTAAGGATCAATATCAAGAGACTGTGTTCCTTTGACCATAATGCAacaatagcaaaataataatGATTGCAAGTGGAtaactttaaaaatcacatatgtTTAGAAACTAAATACATAATACTGAAAAACCCTTTGGCTGAAATAAAATCTGCTTCTTCAGAAATTTTTGATGTCTTACAAAGAAACTTTAttgtatagttttcttcatataaggCTAGTATTTATTAGGTTTATCCTTAGATATTTTATGACTTCTGCTGCTATATGTATAGATCACTTTTTCCATTACATATTCTGGTTAGGTATTACTGGTGTATAGGAACCTcctaatttttgtatgttgatcttgaaTCTTATATTTTACTGAGCATTCTCCTAATTTTAATAGCTGAGTTATCTTGGCTTTTTTAGGTGGTCATGTGATCtgtcaaataatgacagtttatACTCTTCCTTTCCAAGATTTACCACTTTAATTCCTATGTTTCTTTGCACCAAATATTACTTCTACTTTAAATATTGGCtcatccttgtcttattcatgATTTGAATTGAAAACTTCTAATGTTTCTTCCATTTAGTGTACTATTTCTGGAAGATACTTTATATCATATTAAGtaagtttccatatatttctctTAATAAGAATCAGAATGGGTACCATTCCCAACATATGGCTTAGGTCTCTAAGAAGCTGGCTGCTGTACATCTCTCCATGTTAagtcagagaaaaggagagaggatcTGGGGTGCACATACTCAGCCCTTTTATGGATAAGACCTTGGAGTAGCAAACGTCATCTCCACTCAACATCTCAATGGCCAGATGTTCATCACATAGCCatatctagctgcaagggaggctacTGACGATTAATGCTTTTCACTCAACAACCCGTGCCCATCTGAGACACTAATATCATAGAAGTGCAAGAGAGCAGATGTTGGAGGACAGCTAGCTACACCAGATAATCATATGTTGTATTCCTTTGTTAATGTACTGAAACGCATTAACACATTTGTTTTAATTCCCCCCAAAAaggaattttaatgttttattctcTGGAACAAACCTGGAATCTTtagtagatactcaatatcagattttatttgttttactgaTGTGATGAAGGAAAGACACAGTGTTCTAAATGTTTATCTAAATCTTTTTTCAGATGTATAATGTACCTTGTTTACAGTAATGCCCTTATTTTCAATGTACATACCTGATTCTCttgtcaaaaatgtatttgacctCTTTACTGTTACTCTTCCTGTTTTCACACTAGGTACTCAAACCACTTCTCAAATGAATATTTtaccattttgaaatttatttacttttgaggCTCCCTCCCCTGTTGGTCCAGGAATAATTCCTGGAAAGCTGTGGAATGGAGAGAATTGTGGGATGTGCTTATGCATAAAATATAGCACTCACAGTGATGTGTTAAGGTTTGGGGTGAGACATTCACCGGCAGTCTGATAGTTGCTACCCTTGTTTCTCCCTGCGTGCAAACTTTCATTTACACAGAAaaactgtatttgaaaatattctaGGCCTATGGTCTTATTTCCAAAGTTCATTGAACATTAGCTCTTTACTCCATAGGGCTTCTGTCATAAAGTCTGGTCTACTTTTCCATCTGATGCTGGGCTAGACAGACACCTCAAAATCCTTTTACTCTTCCCTCTTAAACTCTTGAACCTATCATGGATTGAAAACTAGTGGCCCAAAGACTAACTCCAGGTGctttccagttaaaaaaaaaaaacaaaccaacctttAGATGGATGTGTGTTATTTTCTTCTCAAATCATCTCATTTCCTGTTGTCTTTTCACCGGGCTTATATTTAGATTCCTGGCCTGTCACCTGTAGGATTTGCATTTATGATTCTCTGCCAGGAATAGCCCAAGGCAGCCATCTCTCTGCATTCTAAGccctggactcttttttttttttttttttaacatctttattggagtataattgctttacaatggtgtgttagtttctgctttataacaaagtgaatcagttatacatatacatatgtccccatatctcttccctcttgcatctgcctccctaTCCCATTTAACACACAACTCATCTCCTCTTTGGGGAAGCTTTCTCTGCCCGCCTCTCTTCCTCTGTGGTTGGTTTGCCATGTGGCTCTCCAGAGTCAAGATAACCCAAACACAAGGCACTCTCCTCCTAAATACACCTCCTCACTTGGTTGTCTCAGTTAAGATGCATCCAGAGAGGTAGACCAAATAACCTCTAATTAGACTCTTAATCTATTACCAAACAATAAGTATAAAAAAACCTATGAAtaagttttaaacttttttggaaatattttcagacttacagaaaagttgtaaaacAAAACCTTCTTGTACATCCTTTACTGAGCTTCCCCTAATCATTAAcacattttctaatgttaaatcaCCCTCACCTTCCTAGGATAAATCCCCTGGGTCATGAAGAGTTTTTACTATATGGTTGGAATCTATTTGTGAGTGctttatttttgcatctgtgtttgttaaaaataatttttaaattaatgcagAAAGTGATAATACTTTACATTTCTGTGGTACTTTGCAGGCTTTGTAaatcatttcacatacattatctcacttgAGAATAGATAATAATCTATTAAAAGAGctgactcttttaaaaaaaaagtagatattaagtgtataaataaaaaatatctacaaatggAAACTGCAGGTTTCTCTTAGTATTGACTAAATTCTAAAGGGCCATCCACGGAACTAAAGTAAGGATTAAGGGAGAGAGGATGCAGAGAATTGAAAAAGGATTTTTGCTCACATGAACTTAGGAGGGATTTTATCACCCTCCAAGATGCACAGGAAGGAATGAGGCTGCCAGCTCTGTAAAATATCTAGCCCTTTGGTGGTTTTCTAAACATTCTAT encodes the following:
- the LOC133092367 gene encoding LOW QUALITY PROTEIN: ATP-dependent RNA helicase DDX50-like (The sequence of the model RefSeq protein was modified relative to this genomic sequence to represent the inferred CDS: deleted 3 bases in 2 codons; substituted 2 bases at 2 genomic stop codons), which gives rise to MPGKLLWGDIMEPEAPLEETESQRKERQKSDRRKSRHHYDSDEKSETRGNGVADDRDVPKPKRAKMKEKLNGDTEEGCNRLSDEFSKSHKSRRKDLSNGDIDEYEKKSKRVSSLDSSTHKSSDNKLEETLTHEQKEGAFSNFPISEETIKLLKGRGVTYLSPIQVQTFGSVYEGKDLIAQAQTGTGKTFFFAIPLIERLQRNQETIKKSRSPKVLVLAPTRELANQVAKDFKYISRKLSVACFYGGTSYQSQVNHIQNGTDIFVGTPGHIKDHLQGGXLDLSKLHRVVLDEVDQKLDLGFAEQVEDIIHRSYKTDSEDNPQTLLFSATCPQWVYKVAKKYMKSRYEQVDLVGKMTQKAATTVEHLAIQCHWSQRPAVIGDVLQVYSGSEGRAIIFCETKKNVTEMAMNPHIKENAQCLHGNITQSQREITLKGFREGSFKVLVATNVAARGLDIPEVDLLIQSPPSQDVESYIHRSGCKDRAGQTGICVCFYQPRERGQFRYVEQKAGITFKHVGVPSTMELVKSKSMDAIRSLASVSYAAVDFFRPSAQRLIEEKGAVDALAAALAHISGTSSFEPCSLITSDKGFVTMTLESPEEIQDVSCAWKELNRKLSSSAVSQTTRMCLLKGNMGICFDVPTTESERLQAEWHDSDWILSVPAKLPEIEEYYDGNTSSNSRQRSGSSSGRSGRSGRSGGXSDGRSGRQSPQGSRSGSRQDGRRRSGDRNQSRSGGHKWSFD